The following proteins come from a genomic window of Balearica regulorum gibbericeps isolate bBalReg1 chromosome 19, bBalReg1.pri, whole genome shotgun sequence:
- the LOC142604519 gene encoding uroplakin-3b-like protein 1 yields MLPLLLLLLATAHGLAQVGYKPTLASSSLGGLTTTSTFVLEQPRCIFTNVREDTVIWLVVATVEATRTFNNSVAPGTPERAFQGFPTAASAYMTLNTTRLNYPCTTAPGAITVLRVGSETSCAKDPTRPTCNGPLPGPGPYQVKFLALADSEPVSETGWSEPITLRTAQPPGSIPTMGSGHSAGMIALTSILSILFAILLAGLVAMLVFWGSDACGGSSTLSKPEAVTVRRYNTHHVYDQPAARL; encoded by the exons CGCAGGTGGGGTACAAGCCGACCCTGGCCAGCTCCTCCCTGGGGGGCCTGACGACCACCTCCACCTTCGTGCTGGAGCAGCCCCGCTGCATCTTCACCAACGTGCGCGAGGACACCGTCATCTGGCTGGTGGTGGCCACCGTCGAGG cCACGCGCACCTTCAACAACAGCGTGGCGCCGGGGACCCCCGAGAGGGCGTTCCAGGGCTTCCCCACCGCTGCTTCCGCCTACATGACCCTCAACACCACCCGCCTCAACTACCCCTGCACCACAGCCCCCGGCGCCATCACGGTGCTGCGCGTCGGCAGCGAGACCAGCTGCGCCAAGGATCCGACGAGACCCACCTGCAACGgccccctgcccggccccggcccgtACCA ggtGAAGTTCCTCGCCCTGGCAGACTCCGAGCCCGTGAGCGAGACAGGCTGGTCGGAGCCCATCACCCTGAGAACAG cccagccgccCGGCAGCATCCCCACGATGGGCAGCGGGCACAGCGCCGGCATGATCGCCCTCACCTCCATCCTCTCCATCCTCTTCGCCATCCTGCTGGCCGGCCTGGTGGCCATGCTGGTCTTCTGGGG ctcgGATGCCtgcggcggcagcagcaccTTGAGCAAGCCGGAAGCGGTGACGGTGCGGCGGTACAACACCCACCACGTCTACGACCAGCCGGCCGCCCGGCTCTGA